From Pseudonocardia autotrophica, one genomic window encodes:
- a CDS encoding enoyl-CoA hydratase-related protein yields MSEYSEIRVDVDSGVATITLHRPDRLNAFTATMARELVAAFDATDADDAIRVVILTGAGRGFCAGADLGRGERSFDADDESRAAERGDFGTVGGAPRDGGGVVSLRMASSLKPVIVAVNGPAVGIGATMTLPADIRIAAASARFGFVFARRGLVPEAASSWFLPRVVGISQAMEWVATGRVFDAEEARSGGLVSRVVPDDELIGTARGLAEEIARNTSAVSVTLSRRLLWSMLGASSPWEAHRLDSAAIRDLGRGADAREGVTSFLEKRPPRFPGRVDEHLGIVPGWPERPEEMT; encoded by the coding sequence ATGAGCGAGTACAGCGAGATCCGGGTCGACGTCGACTCCGGGGTCGCCACGATCACCCTGCACCGCCCGGACCGGCTCAACGCCTTCACCGCGACGATGGCCCGCGAGCTGGTCGCCGCGTTCGATGCCACCGACGCCGACGACGCGATCCGGGTGGTGATCCTGACCGGGGCCGGTCGCGGCTTCTGCGCGGGGGCCGATCTCGGTCGCGGGGAGCGCTCGTTCGACGCCGACGACGAGTCCCGGGCCGCCGAGCGCGGTGACTTCGGCACCGTCGGCGGCGCACCGCGGGACGGCGGCGGCGTCGTCTCGCTGCGGATGGCCTCCTCGCTCAAGCCGGTGATCGTCGCCGTCAACGGCCCGGCGGTCGGCATCGGCGCGACGATGACGCTGCCCGCCGACATCCGGATCGCCGCCGCCTCGGCCCGCTTCGGTTTCGTGTTCGCCCGCCGCGGGCTGGTGCCCGAGGCGGCGTCGAGCTGGTTCCTGCCCCGGGTGGTCGGCATCTCGCAGGCGATGGAGTGGGTCGCCACCGGCCGGGTGTTCGACGCCGAGGAGGCGCGCTCCGGCGGGCTCGTCTCGCGGGTGGTGCCGGACGACGAGCTGATCGGCACCGCCCGCGGGCTCGCCGAGGAGATCGCGCGGAACACCTCCGCGGTGTCGGTCACGCTGAGCCGCAGGCTGCTGTGGTCGATGCTCGGGGCGTCGTCCCCGTGGGAGGCGCACCGGCTCGACTCCGCGGCCATCCGCGATCTCGGTCGCGGGGCGGACGCACGCGAGGGCGTCACCTCGTTCCTGGAGAAGCGGCCGCCGCGGTTCCCGGGCCGGGTCGATGAGCATCTCGGCATCGTTCCCGGCTGGCCGGAGCGTCCGGAGGAGATGACCTGA
- a CDS encoding TetR/AcrR family transcriptional regulator — protein MSTAEDVHPGAPRRGGGRDAITAAARASFAERGYHGTSIRDIARLAGLSLSALYYWHPSKQHLLAALMEEITHDYFQRCDLALREVGDDPAERLCALVRVTVEYRVSRRVESNIANLEWRNLEPENRERLAGLRRGATRLWADIIDDGVARGVFGCPHPDDARRAVVAACNAIVQWYEPDGDIAPQELAERYTGIALRIVDHRG, from the coding sequence ATGAGCACCGCCGAGGACGTCCACCCGGGTGCGCCCCGGCGCGGCGGCGGCCGGGACGCGATCACCGCTGCCGCCCGCGCGAGCTTCGCCGAGCGCGGCTATCACGGCACCTCGATCCGGGACATCGCCCGGCTGGCGGGGCTGTCGCTGTCCGCCCTCTACTACTGGCACCCCAGCAAGCAGCACCTGCTGGCCGCGCTGATGGAGGAGATCACCCACGACTACTTCCAGCGCTGCGATCTCGCCCTGCGCGAGGTCGGCGACGATCCGGCGGAACGGCTGTGTGCGCTCGTCCGGGTCACCGTGGAGTACCGGGTGAGCCGGCGGGTGGAGAGCAACATCGCCAACCTCGAGTGGCGCAATCTCGAACCCGAGAACCGGGAGCGGCTCGCCGGCCTGCGCCGCGGCGCGACCCGGCTGTGGGCGGACATCATCGACGACGGCGTCGCCCGTGGTGTCTTCGGCTGCCCGCACCCCGACGACGCCCGGCGGGCCGTCGTCGCCGCCTGCAACGCGATCGTGCAGTGGTACGAGCCCGACGGCGACATCGCGCCGCAGGAGCTGGCCGAGCGCTACACCGGGATCGCACTGCGGATCGTCGACCACCGCGGCTGA
- a CDS encoding IS1380 family transposase — translation MQASHALDRIQVSADDESLINDAGLLLPATLGQRLGLPGLLDSRVTAGANAGDKCLSVIHSALAGGDCIDDVNALRAGATETVLGHRAVAASTVGTFLRSMSWGHARQLDAVARAVLARAAGLGAVETTPPDDAAVVVDIDATLVETYGLDKSGARQVMRTGRRGYHPLLAVMAGTGDVLHARLRRGRTNDSSGAGSFLAETLSRVRAAGAGGPVVVRADTGFYLADVLTACRRHRAGFSVGARMIGRMRATIAAIDESQWTPVPYFEPGAAVTELGWRVFDRDHRRRDGLPGRHRGAGVWVRLIVRRTPTPPAIRDRRAAAGQLELFPGYDYHPFITDQSGDPVELDRFHRAHAEVELAIRDLKHGLALSHLPSKRFGANQAWLVLQTLAHNLGRWSARLAGLAATPRQTIKTLRRRYLRVAARLSSHARRHQLRLPAHWPWVHAFIAGLHRLRALPGPAG, via the coding sequence GTGCAAGCATCCCACGCGCTCGACCGGATCCAGGTCAGCGCCGACGACGAGTCGTTGATCAACGATGCCGGGCTGCTGCTGCCGGCCACGTTGGGGCAGCGACTCGGCCTGCCAGGCCTGCTCGACAGCCGGGTCACCGCCGGCGCGAACGCGGGGGACAAGTGCCTGAGCGTGATCCACTCGGCGTTGGCCGGTGGGGACTGCATCGACGACGTGAACGCGCTGCGTGCCGGCGCCACCGAGACAGTGCTCGGCCATCGAGCGGTCGCGGCGTCGACGGTGGGTACGTTCCTGCGGTCGATGAGCTGGGGACACGCCCGCCAACTCGACGCCGTCGCCCGAGCTGTCCTGGCCCGTGCCGCCGGGCTCGGGGCGGTCGAGACGACCCCACCCGACGACGCTGCGGTGGTGGTCGATATCGACGCGACCCTGGTCGAGACCTACGGCTTGGACAAGTCCGGGGCCCGGCAGGTGATGCGCACCGGTCGCCGCGGCTACCACCCGCTGCTCGCGGTGATGGCCGGGACCGGTGACGTGCTGCACGCCCGGCTGCGTCGGGGCCGCACCAACGACTCCAGCGGGGCCGGGTCGTTCCTGGCCGAAACGCTGTCCCGGGTCCGGGCCGCGGGCGCAGGCGGGCCGGTGGTGGTGCGCGCCGACACCGGGTTTTACCTCGCCGACGTGCTCACCGCATGTCGTCGTCACCGGGCGGGGTTCTCCGTCGGCGCCCGCATGATCGGCCGCATGCGCGCCACGATCGCCGCGATCGACGAGTCGCAGTGGACCCCGGTGCCCTACTTCGAGCCCGGCGCCGCGGTCACCGAACTCGGCTGGCGCGTGTTCGACCGCGACCACCGCCGCCGCGACGGGCTCCCCGGGCGACACCGCGGCGCCGGGGTCTGGGTCCGGCTGATCGTGCGCCGCACCCCGACCCCACCGGCGATCCGGGACCGCCGCGCCGCCGCCGGACAGCTGGAGCTGTTTCCCGGCTACGACTACCACCCGTTCATCACCGACCAGTCCGGCGACCCCGTCGAGCTCGACCGGTTCCACCGCGCCCACGCCGAGGTCGAACTGGCCATCCGCGACCTCAAACACGGCCTCGCGCTGAGTCACCTGCCCTCGAAACGGTTCGGCGCGAACCAGGCCTGGCTGGTCCTGCAGACCCTGGCCCACAACCTGGGCCGCTGGAGCGCCCGTCTGGCCGGGCTCGCCGCCACACCCCGCCAGACGATCAAGACCCTGCGCCGGCGCTACCTGCGCGTCGCCGCCCGGCTGAGCTCTCACGCCCGCCGCCACCAGCTACGACTACCCGCCCACTGGCCCTGGGTCCACGCCTTCATCGCAGGCCTACACCGACTTCGCGCCCTGCCAGGACCAGCCGGCTGA
- a CDS encoding acyl-CoA dehydrogenase family protein gives MAWDFSTEPEFEEKLEWMRGFVRDEIIPLETLDLAPVDLDRATAPLKQEVRARGLWAAHLPPELGGEGFGQVRLGLMHEILGRCVYAPAVFGNNAPDSGNAELLAVGANAEQKQRWLEPLLDGTLRSAFSMTEPGAGADPTLLTTRAERDGDHYVVNGHKWFTSNGSVADILVLMAVTDPDAPPRRRASIFVVPADTPGVEILRDVPTMGDPDEHFGRPGGHAEIRYRDVRVPAANLIGEEGDGFLLAQKRLGPGRIHHCMRWLGQSQRAFDMLCERAVSRWTHGSLLAEKQMVQDWIATSAAEMTAARLMTLQAAWKMDRGGTAAALTDIAMIKFYGAGVLYNVIDRAVQAHGSLGYTTDLPLESMYRHARAARIYDGPDEVHKVTVARRVLREYQAREVPSEHVPTRREAARAKFADLLDALSVGS, from the coding sequence ATGGCCTGGGATTTCTCGACCGAACCGGAGTTCGAGGAGAAGCTGGAGTGGATGCGCGGGTTCGTCCGCGACGAGATCATCCCGCTGGAGACGCTCGATCTGGCGCCCGTCGACCTGGACCGGGCGACCGCCCCGCTCAAGCAGGAGGTGCGGGCGCGCGGGCTGTGGGCGGCGCACCTGCCGCCCGAACTCGGCGGCGAGGGATTCGGCCAGGTCCGGCTCGGGCTGATGCACGAGATACTCGGCCGCTGCGTGTACGCGCCCGCCGTCTTCGGCAACAACGCACCGGACTCCGGCAACGCCGAGCTGCTGGCCGTCGGGGCGAACGCCGAGCAGAAGCAGCGCTGGCTGGAGCCGCTGCTCGACGGCACGCTGCGCAGCGCGTTCTCGATGACCGAGCCCGGAGCGGGCGCCGATCCGACACTGCTCACCACCCGGGCCGAGCGGGACGGTGACCACTACGTGGTGAACGGTCACAAGTGGTTCACCTCGAACGGTTCGGTGGCGGACATCCTCGTGCTGATGGCCGTCACCGACCCGGACGCACCGCCGCGCAGGCGGGCGTCGATCTTCGTGGTGCCGGCCGACACACCGGGCGTGGAGATCCTGCGGGACGTGCCGACGATGGGCGACCCGGACGAGCACTTCGGCCGGCCCGGCGGGCACGCGGAGATCCGGTACCGGGACGTGCGGGTGCCCGCCGCGAACCTGATCGGGGAGGAGGGCGACGGCTTCCTGCTCGCCCAGAAGCGGCTCGGCCCCGGCCGCATCCACCACTGCATGCGCTGGCTGGGCCAGTCCCAGCGGGCGTTCGACATGCTGTGCGAACGGGCGGTCTCCCGCTGGACGCACGGCTCGCTGCTCGCCGAGAAGCAGATGGTGCAGGACTGGATCGCGACCTCGGCGGCCGAGATGACCGCAGCCAGGCTGATGACGCTGCAGGCCGCCTGGAAGATGGACCGGGGCGGCACCGCGGCGGCCCTGACCGACATCGCGATGATCAAGTTCTACGGCGCGGGCGTGCTCTACAACGTGATCGACCGGGCGGTGCAGGCGCACGGCTCCCTCGGTTACACCACCGACCTGCCGCTGGAGTCGATGTACCGGCACGCCAGGGCCGCCCGGATCTACGACGGGCCGGACGAGGTGCACAAGGTGACGGTCGCCCGCCGGGTGCTGCGGGAGTACCAGGCCCGGGAGGTCCCCTCCGAGCACGTGCCGACCCGGCGGGAGGCGGCCCGGGCGAAGTTCGCGGACCTGCTCGACGCGTTGTCGGTGGGATCGTGA
- a CDS encoding phosphotransferase family protein, whose product MGGAEPDRPAGIDPARVGGWLTGNVAGLVGPVEFALVAGGRSNLTHRVTDAAGATYALRRPPTGGVLSTAHDMGREWRFLCALEPTAVPVPRPLAFCADPAVTGAEFYVMEFVEGTVLADAAAGSALGPAACRRAGEQTVDVLVALHALDPARTGLGDLVRRTGYLQRQLRRWHAQLHSSADRLPRLAADLALLDEVHDLLLAHVPEQTAGIVHGDYRPGNAVFGADGTLLAVLDWELATTGDPMADLGWLVSGWQHPGEDLVPTTDGPSTAPGFGLRDELVRRYADGSGRDVADLPYWTAFARWRAACISAGVQARYLAGHMADDGHLAEARSRGEHVTRLGESARAALRGPDI is encoded by the coding sequence ATGGGCGGTGCCGAACCGGACCGGCCGGCCGGGATCGATCCGGCCCGGGTCGGCGGCTGGCTCACCGGCAACGTCGCCGGGCTGGTCGGCCCGGTCGAGTTCGCGCTGGTCGCCGGCGGCCGCTCGAACCTCACCCACCGGGTCACCGACGCCGCCGGGGCGACGTACGCACTGCGCCGCCCGCCCACCGGCGGGGTGCTGTCCACCGCGCACGACATGGGCCGCGAGTGGCGGTTCCTGTGCGCGCTGGAACCCACCGCGGTGCCGGTCCCGCGGCCGCTCGCGTTCTGTGCCGATCCGGCCGTGACCGGAGCCGAGTTCTACGTCATGGAGTTCGTCGAGGGCACGGTCCTCGCCGACGCCGCCGCCGGGAGCGCACTGGGACCCGCGGCGTGCCGGCGGGCCGGGGAGCAGACCGTCGACGTGCTGGTCGCGCTGCACGCGCTCGACCCGGCCCGCACCGGACTCGGGGATCTCGTGCGCCGCACTGGCTACCTGCAGCGTCAGCTGCGGCGCTGGCACGCCCAGCTGCACTCCTCGGCGGACCGGCTGCCCCGGCTCGCCGCCGATCTCGCGCTCCTCGACGAGGTGCACGATCTGCTGCTCGCGCACGTCCCGGAGCAGACCGCCGGGATCGTGCACGGCGACTACCGGCCGGGCAACGCGGTGTTCGGCGCCGACGGCACGCTGCTGGCCGTGCTCGACTGGGAGCTGGCCACCACCGGCGACCCGATGGCCGACCTGGGCTGGCTGGTCTCCGGCTGGCAGCACCCGGGGGAGGACCTGGTGCCGACGACCGACGGCCCGAGCACCGCGCCGGGCTTCGGGCTGCGGGACGAGCTGGTGCGCCGCTACGCGGACGGATCCGGTCGCGACGTCGCGGACCTGCCGTACTGGACGGCGTTCGCCCGCTGGCGTGCGGCCTGCATCAGCGCCGGGGTGCAGGCGCGGTACCTGGCCGGGCACATGGCCGACGACGGCCACCTGGCCGAAGCGCGCTCGCGCGGCGAGCACGTGACGCGACTGGGCGAGTCCGCCCGGGCCGCTCTGCGCGGACCGGACATCTGA
- a CDS encoding TetR/AcrR family transcriptional regulator produces MSGEAVPKRADARRNAESVVAAAAAAFVEYGVEAPVRDIAARAGVGVGTVYRRFPTRADLVVAVYRHQVEACARAGEELLAGTHDPHDALARWVDGFVDLLVTKHGLAEALHGDEFETLHAWFLDALLPVCDRLLDAVARADGVAVPVGSYGFLRGIGNLCIGAGSDVRYDPRALVALLLAGLRSGR; encoded by the coding sequence GTGTCCGGAGAGGCTGTACCGAAGCGGGCCGACGCCCGGCGCAACGCCGAGTCGGTGGTCGCCGCCGCGGCAGCCGCGTTCGTCGAGTACGGCGTCGAGGCACCGGTCCGCGACATCGCCGCCCGCGCCGGGGTCGGGGTCGGCACGGTCTACCGGCGTTTCCCGACCCGCGCGGACCTGGTCGTGGCCGTCTACCGGCACCAGGTCGAGGCCTGTGCCCGCGCCGGCGAGGAACTCCTGGCCGGTACACACGACCCGCACGACGCACTCGCGCGCTGGGTCGACGGCTTCGTCGACCTGCTGGTCACCAAGCACGGCCTGGCCGAGGCCCTGCACGGCGACGAGTTCGAGACGCTGCACGCCTGGTTCCTCGACGCGCTGCTGCCGGTGTGCGACCGGTTGCTCGACGCCGTGGCGCGGGCCGACGGGGTCGCCGTCCCGGTCGGCTCCTACGGGTTCCTGCGTGGTATCGGCAACCTGTGCATCGGCGCCGGGAGCGATGTCCGCTACGACCCGCGAGCGCTGGTCGCCCTGCTCCTGGCCGGGTTACGGAGCGGGCGGTGA
- a CDS encoding aldo/keto reductase, with product MQYRTLGDTGIPVSALALGTMNFGRIGRTTQDDADAIVGAALDAGVNLIDTADAYSAGQAEEMLGTALSGRRDDVVLSTKAGLPMDRSGLRQGASRRWLTIALENSLRRLGVDHVDLLKVHRWDPATSDEETLSALTDLQRAGKIRYFGSSTFPAHRIVSAQWAAREHRLSRYTVEEPSYSILQRGAERDVLPVTEQHGMGVMVWSPLASGWLSGAVREGREIATHRSQFMTARFDVSLPHNRARMDAVEKLVPIAEAAGLSMIQLALGFVTAHPAVSAALIGPRTVDHLTDQLAAADTVLPAEVLDAIDEVVAPGLDLAAHEKNDAPPALLDPSLRRRR from the coding sequence ATGCAATACCGCACCCTCGGGGACACGGGCATTCCGGTCAGCGCACTGGCGCTGGGCACGATGAACTTCGGGCGGATCGGCCGGACCACCCAGGACGACGCCGACGCCATCGTGGGCGCCGCACTCGACGCCGGTGTGAACCTGATCGACACCGCCGACGCCTACTCCGCGGGGCAGGCCGAGGAGATGCTGGGCACGGCACTCTCCGGGCGACGTGACGACGTCGTGCTCAGCACGAAGGCCGGCCTCCCGATGGACCGGAGCGGCCTGCGGCAGGGCGCGTCGCGCCGCTGGCTGACCATCGCGCTGGAGAACAGCCTGCGTCGCCTCGGCGTCGACCACGTCGACCTGCTCAAGGTGCACCGCTGGGACCCGGCCACCAGCGACGAGGAGACGCTGTCGGCGCTGACCGACCTGCAGCGCGCCGGCAAGATCCGCTACTTCGGGTCGTCGACGTTCCCCGCCCACCGCATCGTGTCGGCGCAGTGGGCGGCGCGCGAACACCGGCTCAGCCGCTACACCGTCGAGGAGCCCAGCTACTCCATCCTGCAGCGTGGTGCCGAGCGGGACGTCCTGCCGGTCACCGAGCAGCACGGTATGGGCGTGATGGTCTGGAGCCCACTCGCATCGGGCTGGCTGTCCGGGGCGGTCCGCGAGGGCCGGGAGATCGCCACCCACCGCTCGCAGTTCATGACGGCCCGCTTCGACGTCTCGCTGCCGCACAACCGGGCCCGGATGGACGCCGTCGAGAAGCTCGTCCCGATCGCCGAGGCAGCAGGTCTGAGCATGATCCAGCTCGCGCTCGGTTTCGTCACCGCGCATCCCGCGGTGAGCGCCGCCCTCATCGGCCCACGCACCGTCGATCATCTGACCGACCAGCTCGCCGCGGCCGACACCGTCCTGCCCGCCGAGGTGCTCGACGCGATCGACGAGGTCGTCGCACCCGGCCTGGATCTCGCCGCCCACGAGAAGAACGACGCTCCACCCGCCCTGCTCGACCCGTCGCTGCGGCGCCGGCGATGA
- a CDS encoding LLM class flavin-dependent oxidoreductase, producing the protein MTAAVPRLSVGIMTPPVHVDYADIARVWAEADAVPEIEHAWLYDHLMPIGGPPDGPALEGWTLLSALAARTHRLRMGVLVTSNRLRPAAVLAKIATTVDVISGGRLDLGIGAGSRVGHPLARREYDAHGLPFHDAATAVEALDEACTVLRRLWTETEPFDFHGRQVRLTGAFGSPKPVQRPGPPLLIGGSSTPTLRVVARHADLWNVPADLDGAVARGAVLDRLCAQIGRDPATITRSTMVAIDPGDATRTRDRLARAHDAGFSHLVMGLPVPYPTGIARWIGEEIVAPLRAAGR; encoded by the coding sequence ATGACCGCCGCCGTCCCCCGGCTCTCGGTCGGGATCATGACCCCACCGGTGCACGTCGACTACGCCGACATCGCGCGGGTGTGGGCCGAGGCCGACGCGGTGCCCGAGATCGAGCACGCATGGCTCTACGACCACCTCATGCCGATCGGCGGGCCACCCGATGGGCCCGCCCTGGAGGGCTGGACGCTGCTCTCCGCGCTCGCCGCCCGGACCCACCGGCTGCGGATGGGGGTGCTGGTCACCAGCAACCGGCTACGGCCGGCTGCGGTGCTCGCCAAGATCGCCACCACGGTGGACGTGATCTCCGGCGGCCGTCTCGATCTCGGCATCGGCGCGGGTTCCCGGGTCGGGCACCCGCTGGCACGCCGCGAGTACGACGCACACGGCCTGCCGTTCCACGACGCGGCCACCGCCGTCGAGGCGCTCGACGAGGCGTGCACCGTCCTGCGCAGGCTCTGGACCGAGACCGAACCGTTCGACTTCCACGGCCGGCAGGTCCGGCTGACCGGCGCGTTCGGCAGCCCGAAGCCGGTGCAGCGGCCGGGGCCACCGCTGCTCATCGGTGGCAGCTCGACCCCGACGCTGCGGGTGGTGGCCCGGCACGCCGATCTGTGGAACGTCCCGGCCGACCTCGACGGCGCCGTCGCGCGCGGCGCGGTGCTCGACCGGCTCTGCGCACAGATCGGCCGGGACCCCGCCACGATCACCCGCTCGACGATGGTGGCGATCGACCCGGGCGACGCCACCCGAACGCGGGACCGGCTCGCACGAGCTCACGACGCCGGGTTCTCGCACCTCGTCATGGGCCTGCCCGTCCCGTACCCGACGGGCATCGCGCGCTGGATCGGCGAGGAGATCGTCGCCCCGCTGCGGGCCGCCGGGCGCTGA
- a CDS encoding DUF4184 family protein → MPFTLVHPAAVLPLLRTGLVPSALVAGAVAPDLPYYVRLTAIHGNLNLTLTHGWSSLLWLNPIIGLALLAIFHALLKRPLADLAPPALACRIIGPVAGFRWRSPAAAALVVGSVAVGATTHLGWDALGGVAGPGWSGPLTAAGNLAGTVALGAWFVCWWRTAPRTPGPAPIRPTRRFRIAVTSALVAVPVTAGATAALAAAPGIRLDLQESGGYDAAVQANLLAREFAVTAVGAAGVAVLGYALIRQGVRATRQRIGPTGQPGGGEGTTTPLS, encoded by the coding sequence GTGCCCTTCACACTCGTGCATCCGGCAGCGGTCCTTCCGCTGCTGCGGACCGGGCTGGTCCCCTCGGCACTGGTGGCCGGCGCCGTGGCTCCCGACCTGCCCTACTACGTCCGCCTCACGGCGATCCACGGGAATCTCAACCTGACGCTGACCCACGGCTGGTCGTCGCTGCTGTGGCTGAACCCGATCATCGGCCTGGCCCTGCTGGCGATCTTCCACGCCCTGCTGAAACGACCGCTCGCCGACCTCGCCCCACCGGCTCTCGCCTGCCGGATCATCGGTCCCGTTGCGGGTTTCCGGTGGCGTTCCCCCGCGGCGGCGGCGCTGGTGGTCGGGTCCGTCGCGGTCGGTGCCACCACCCATCTCGGGTGGGACGCGCTGGGCGGCGTCGCCGGTCCCGGATGGTCGGGTCCGCTGACCGCGGCCGGCAACCTGGCCGGGACCGTGGCCCTGGGGGCCTGGTTCGTGTGCTGGTGGCGGACCGCGCCCCGCACCCCGGGCCCGGCGCCGATCCGCCCCACCCGGCGGTTCCGGATCGCCGTGACGTCCGCGCTGGTGGCGGTGCCGGTCACGGCGGGCGCCACGGCAGCCCTGGCTGCAGCACCCGGCATCCGGCTCGACCTGCAGGAGTCCGGTGGGTACGACGCGGCGGTGCAGGCGAACCTGCTGGCCCGCGAGTTCGCGGTCACCGCGGTCGGTGCGGCCGGGGTGGCCGTCCTCGGCTATGCGCTCATCCGGCAGGGCGTCCGGGCTACCCGGCAACGGATCGGGCCCACAGGTCAGCCCGGCGGCGGCGAGGGGACGACGACCCCGCTCTCGTAG
- a CDS encoding response regulator transcription factor: MPDVVIVDDQPLIRSAIRGLLDADPHVTVVGEAGDGVEALEVIAATAPDVVLMDIRMPRLDGIRTTAALCADDRFTDTRVLVLTTFEEDRYVVAALRAGASGFIGKGAEPEEIPRAVRAIHDGEALLSPAATRALIEKYLTVSRTADPDDGGGHRGPPPETLTAREREVLELVARGRSNQELAAELVISPLTVKTHVNRIMTKIGAHDRAQVVIYAYESGVVVPSPPPG, translated from the coding sequence ATGCCGGACGTCGTGATCGTCGACGACCAGCCGCTGATCCGGTCCGCGATCCGCGGCCTGCTCGACGCAGATCCGCACGTGACCGTGGTGGGGGAGGCGGGCGACGGGGTCGAGGCGCTCGAGGTGATCGCCGCGACCGCGCCGGACGTGGTGCTCATGGACATCCGGATGCCCCGGCTCGACGGCATCCGGACGACCGCCGCCCTCTGCGCCGACGACCGGTTCACCGACACCCGGGTGCTGGTGCTGACCACGTTCGAGGAGGACCGCTACGTGGTGGCCGCGCTGCGGGCGGGTGCCAGCGGGTTCATCGGCAAGGGCGCCGAGCCCGAGGAGATCCCGCGGGCGGTCCGCGCGATCCACGACGGCGAGGCGCTGCTCTCGCCCGCCGCGACCCGGGCGCTGATCGAGAAGTACCTGACCGTGAGCCGGACCGCGGACCCGGACGACGGCGGCGGGCACCGCGGGCCGCCGCCGGAGACGCTCACGGCGCGCGAGCGGGAGGTGCTCGAGCTGGTCGCCAGGGGCCGTTCCAATCAGGAGCTGGCCGCGGAGCTGGTGATCTCGCCGCTGACGGTGAAGACGCACGTCAACCGGATCATGACCAAGATCGGGGCGCACGACCGCGCGCAGGTGGTCATCTACGCCTACGAGAGCGGGGTCGTCGTCCCCTCGCCGCCGCCGGGCTGA